The Glycine max cultivar Williams 82 chromosome 12, Glycine_max_v4.0, whole genome shotgun sequence genome window below encodes:
- the LOC100818241 gene encoding uracil-DNA glycosylase, mitochondrial isoform X3 — MASAPSRTLTDFFQPASKRLKPTLPASCKSDDANASTLSVDQKLRMEYNKLLAKSKRNLKLCVERVSKSKGLGGVKLEELLVEETWLEALPGELQKPYALTLSKFVESEISGGDGVIFPPTHLIFNALNSTPFHTVKAVILGQDPYHGPGQAMGLSFSVPEGIKVPSSLVNIFKELHQDLGCSIPTHGNLQKWAVQGVLLLNAVLTVRKHQANSHAKKGWEQFTDVVIKTISQKKEGVVFLLWGNSAREKSRLIDARKHHVLTAAHPSGLSANRGFFGCRHFSRTNQLLEQMGIDPIDWQL, encoded by the exons atggCTTCTGCGCCATCGAGAACCCTAACGGACTTTTTCCAACCCGCTTCGAAGCGCTTGAAGCCCACTCTCCCCGCATCATGCAAATCCGACGACGCCAATGCTTCCACGCTCTCCGTCGATCAGAAGTTGCGCATGGAATACAACAAGCTCCTCGCCAAGTCCAAGAGGAATCTCAAACTCTGCGTCGAGAGGGTCTCCAAAAGCAAAG GTTTAGGTGGCGTGAAGCTGGAAGAGCTGCTGGTGGAAGAAACGTGGTTGGAAGCTCTACCTGGTGAACTCCAAAAACCCTATGCCCTCACTCTCTCCAAATTCGTTGAAAGTGAGATTTCGGGCGGAGACGGCGTCATTTTCCCTCCGACGCACTTGATTTTCAACGCTCTTAACTCCACGCCTTTTCATACAGTGAAAGCTGTTATCCTTGGCCAG GACCCTTATCATGGTCCTGGTCAAGCAATGGGGCTTTCATTCTCGGTTCCCGAGGGAATCAAAGTCCCTTCCAGTTTGGTAAATATATTTAAGGAACTTCACCAAGACCTTGGCTGCTCCATTCCAACTCATGGAAATCTTCAAAAATGGGCTGTGCAG GGTGTTCTCTTGCTGAATGCTGTTCTCACAG TCAGGAAGCATCAAGCAAATTCTCATGCCAAAAAAGGCTGGGAACAATTTACTGATGTTGTTATCAAGACCATCTCACAGAAGAAGGAAGGAGTTGTGTTTCTGTTGTGGGGAAACTCTGCTCGGGAAAAATCTAG GTTAATTGATGCAAGAAAGCATCATGTTCTTACTGCTGCACATCCTTCTGGTTTGTCTGCAAATAGAGGCTTCTTTGGCTGCAG GCACTTCTCTCGCACTAACCAACTTCTGGAGCAAATGGGGATTGATCCAATAGATTGGCAACTATAA
- the LOC100818241 gene encoding uracil-DNA glycosylase, mitochondrial isoform X1 → MASAPSRTLTDFFQPASKRLKPTLPASCKSDDANASTLSVDQKLRMEYNKLLAKSKRNLKLCVERVSKSKVQNAESGLGGVKLEELLVEETWLEALPGELQKPYALTLSKFVESEISGGDGVIFPPTHLIFNALNSTPFHTVKAVILGQDPYHGPGQAMGLSFSVPEGIKVPSSLVNIFKELHQDLGCSIPTHGNLQKWAVQGVLLLNAVLTVRKHQANSHAKKGWEQFTDVVIKTISQKKEGVVFLLWGNSAREKSRLIDARKHHVLTAAHPSGLSANRGFFGCRHFSRTNQLLEQMGIDPIDWQL, encoded by the exons atggCTTCTGCGCCATCGAGAACCCTAACGGACTTTTTCCAACCCGCTTCGAAGCGCTTGAAGCCCACTCTCCCCGCATCATGCAAATCCGACGACGCCAATGCTTCCACGCTCTCCGTCGATCAGAAGTTGCGCATGGAATACAACAAGCTCCTCGCCAAGTCCAAGAGGAATCTCAAACTCTGCGTCGAGAGGGTCTCCAAAAGCAAAG TTCAAAACGCAGAATCAGGTTTAGGTGGCGTGAAGCTGGAAGAGCTGCTGGTGGAAGAAACGTGGTTGGAAGCTCTACCTGGTGAACTCCAAAAACCCTATGCCCTCACTCTCTCCAAATTCGTTGAAAGTGAGATTTCGGGCGGAGACGGCGTCATTTTCCCTCCGACGCACTTGATTTTCAACGCTCTTAACTCCACGCCTTTTCATACAGTGAAAGCTGTTATCCTTGGCCAG GACCCTTATCATGGTCCTGGTCAAGCAATGGGGCTTTCATTCTCGGTTCCCGAGGGAATCAAAGTCCCTTCCAGTTTGGTAAATATATTTAAGGAACTTCACCAAGACCTTGGCTGCTCCATTCCAACTCATGGAAATCTTCAAAAATGGGCTGTGCAG GGTGTTCTCTTGCTGAATGCTGTTCTCACAG TCAGGAAGCATCAAGCAAATTCTCATGCCAAAAAAGGCTGGGAACAATTTACTGATGTTGTTATCAAGACCATCTCACAGAAGAAGGAAGGAGTTGTGTTTCTGTTGTGGGGAAACTCTGCTCGGGAAAAATCTAG GTTAATTGATGCAAGAAAGCATCATGTTCTTACTGCTGCACATCCTTCTGGTTTGTCTGCAAATAGAGGCTTCTTTGGCTGCAG GCACTTCTCTCGCACTAACCAACTTCTGGAGCAAATGGGGATTGATCCAATAGATTGGCAACTATAA
- the LOC100818241 gene encoding uracil-DNA glycosylase, mitochondrial isoform X2, with product MASAPSRTLTDFFQPASKRLKPTLPASCKSDDANASTLSVDQKLRMEYNKLLAKSKRNLKLCVERVSKSKESGLGGVKLEELLVEETWLEALPGELQKPYALTLSKFVESEISGGDGVIFPPTHLIFNALNSTPFHTVKAVILGQDPYHGPGQAMGLSFSVPEGIKVPSSLVNIFKELHQDLGCSIPTHGNLQKWAVQGVLLLNAVLTVRKHQANSHAKKGWEQFTDVVIKTISQKKEGVVFLLWGNSAREKSRLIDARKHHVLTAAHPSGLSANRGFFGCRHFSRTNQLLEQMGIDPIDWQL from the exons atggCTTCTGCGCCATCGAGAACCCTAACGGACTTTTTCCAACCCGCTTCGAAGCGCTTGAAGCCCACTCTCCCCGCATCATGCAAATCCGACGACGCCAATGCTTCCACGCTCTCCGTCGATCAGAAGTTGCGCATGGAATACAACAAGCTCCTCGCCAAGTCCAAGAGGAATCTCAAACTCTGCGTCGAGAGGGTCTCCAAAAGCAAAG AATCAGGTTTAGGTGGCGTGAAGCTGGAAGAGCTGCTGGTGGAAGAAACGTGGTTGGAAGCTCTACCTGGTGAACTCCAAAAACCCTATGCCCTCACTCTCTCCAAATTCGTTGAAAGTGAGATTTCGGGCGGAGACGGCGTCATTTTCCCTCCGACGCACTTGATTTTCAACGCTCTTAACTCCACGCCTTTTCATACAGTGAAAGCTGTTATCCTTGGCCAG GACCCTTATCATGGTCCTGGTCAAGCAATGGGGCTTTCATTCTCGGTTCCCGAGGGAATCAAAGTCCCTTCCAGTTTGGTAAATATATTTAAGGAACTTCACCAAGACCTTGGCTGCTCCATTCCAACTCATGGAAATCTTCAAAAATGGGCTGTGCAG GGTGTTCTCTTGCTGAATGCTGTTCTCACAG TCAGGAAGCATCAAGCAAATTCTCATGCCAAAAAAGGCTGGGAACAATTTACTGATGTTGTTATCAAGACCATCTCACAGAAGAAGGAAGGAGTTGTGTTTCTGTTGTGGGGAAACTCTGCTCGGGAAAAATCTAG GTTAATTGATGCAAGAAAGCATCATGTTCTTACTGCTGCACATCCTTCTGGTTTGTCTGCAAATAGAGGCTTCTTTGGCTGCAG GCACTTCTCTCGCACTAACCAACTTCTGGAGCAAATGGGGATTGATCCAATAGATTGGCAACTATAA
- the LOC100775472 gene encoding 60S ribosomal protein L7a-2 isoform X2: MAPKRGGKAPALAAKKKPEKVSNPLFEKRPKQFGIGGALPPKRDLTRFVKWPKNVQIQRKKRILKQRLKVPPALNQFTKTLDKNLATSLFKLLLKYRPEDKAEKKERLLKRAQAEAEGKTVEAKKPIVVKYGLNHVTYLIEQNKAQLVVIAHDVDPIELVVWLPALCRKMEIPYCIVKGKARLGTVVHKKTASVLCLTTVKNEDKLEFSRVLEAIKANFNDKYDEYRKKWGGGIMGSKSQAKTRAKEKLLAKEAAQRMN, translated from the exons ATG GCTCCCAAACGAGGTGGAAAGGCTCCGGCTCTTGCCGCTAAGAAGAAGCCT GAGAAGGTTTCGAATCCGTTGTTCGAGAAGCGTCCAAAGCAGTTCGGAATCGGAGGGGCGTTGCCTCCGAAGAGAGACTTGACTCGGTTCGTGAAGTGGCCAAAGAATGTTCAAATTCAGAGGAAGAAGAGGATTCTGAAGCAGAGGTTGAAGGTTCCTCCAGCTTTGAACCAGTTCACCAAAACTCTTGACAAAAACCTAG CAACAAGTCTGTTCAAGTTACTTCTGAAATACAGGCCAGAGGACAAAGCAGAAAAGAAGGAGAGGCTCTTGAAAAGGGCTCAGGCAGAGGCTGAAGGCAAAACCGTTGAAGCTAAGAAGCCCATTGTTGTGAAGTATGGTCTCAACCATGTTACCTACCTCATTGAGCAG AACAAAGCACAGCTTGTTGTGATTGCTCACGATGTGGACCCAATTGAATTGGTTGTCTGGCTTCCTGCATTGTGCAGGAAGATGGAAATTCCGTACTGCATTGTGAAGGGAAAGGCCCGCTTGGGAACG GTTGTCCATAAGAAAACTGCATCTGTTTTGTGCTTGACAACTGTTAAGAATGAAGATAAATTGGAGTTCAGCAGAGTTTTGGAGGCTATCAAG GCTAATTTCAATGACAAATATGACGAGTACAGAAAGAAATGGGGTGGTGGAATCATGGGATCCAAATCTCAAGCGAAAACCAGAGCAAAGGAGAAGCTTCTTGCCAAGGAAGCTGCTCAGAGGATGAATTAG
- the LOC100775472 gene encoding 60S ribosomal protein L7a-2 isoform X1 has product MIRLFAICFLIFILKVTFSVLKSQEKVSNPLFEKRPKQFGIGGALPPKRDLTRFVKWPKNVQIQRKKRILKQRLKVPPALNQFTKTLDKNLATSLFKLLLKYRPEDKAEKKERLLKRAQAEAEGKTVEAKKPIVVKYGLNHVTYLIEQNKAQLVVIAHDVDPIELVVWLPALCRKMEIPYCIVKGKARLGTVVHKKTASVLCLTTVKNEDKLEFSRVLEAIKANFNDKYDEYRKKWGGGIMGSKSQAKTRAKEKLLAKEAAQRMN; this is encoded by the exons ATGATTCGGTTGTTTGCTatctgttttttaatttttattttgaaagtgaCTTTTTCTGTTTTGAAATCTCAGGAGAAGGTTTCGAATCCGTTGTTCGAGAAGCGTCCAAAGCAGTTCGGAATCGGAGGGGCGTTGCCTCCGAAGAGAGACTTGACTCGGTTCGTGAAGTGGCCAAAGAATGTTCAAATTCAGAGGAAGAAGAGGATTCTGAAGCAGAGGTTGAAGGTTCCTCCAGCTTTGAACCAGTTCACCAAAACTCTTGACAAAAACCTAG CAACAAGTCTGTTCAAGTTACTTCTGAAATACAGGCCAGAGGACAAAGCAGAAAAGAAGGAGAGGCTCTTGAAAAGGGCTCAGGCAGAGGCTGAAGGCAAAACCGTTGAAGCTAAGAAGCCCATTGTTGTGAAGTATGGTCTCAACCATGTTACCTACCTCATTGAGCAG AACAAAGCACAGCTTGTTGTGATTGCTCACGATGTGGACCCAATTGAATTGGTTGTCTGGCTTCCTGCATTGTGCAGGAAGATGGAAATTCCGTACTGCATTGTGAAGGGAAAGGCCCGCTTGGGAACG GTTGTCCATAAGAAAACTGCATCTGTTTTGTGCTTGACAACTGTTAAGAATGAAGATAAATTGGAGTTCAGCAGAGTTTTGGAGGCTATCAAG GCTAATTTCAATGACAAATATGACGAGTACAGAAAGAAATGGGGTGGTGGAATCATGGGATCCAAATCTCAAGCGAAAACCAGAGCAAAGGAGAAGCTTCTTGCCAAGGAAGCTGCTCAGAGGATGAATTAG